A genomic window from Salvia miltiorrhiza cultivar Shanhuang (shh) chromosome 5, IMPLAD_Smil_shh, whole genome shotgun sequence includes:
- the LOC131025885 gene encoding uncharacterized protein LOC131025885 has protein sequence MSNLSLKCLMETNKLTGSNFTDWLRCLRLVLRLEKIEYVLDDPISVIPDKNSAEYAKFDEAAHKKHVEDATSAQCVMLTSMTTELQRQREHMFPFDMLKHLKSLYALEAQTMEYEILRDLFKCKLHEGSPVSDHVLKMIGLIERLASIGTMLPATVSVNLILQSLPALFENFIVNFNMNGTKASLPELHNMLKTYESTTTKGKSVPMVSPSATPSKKKNKQKKKQKKALDASLKPKGGGSHKRSKLPKDECLFCHENGH, from the coding sequence atgTCGAATTTGTCGCTAAAGTGTTTGATGGAAACTAACAAGTTGACTGGGTCAAACTTCACGGATTGGCTCCGTTGCTTGCGTCTGGTCTTAAGGCTAGAAAAGATTGAGTACGTCTTGGACGACCCAATCTCTGTGATTCCCGACAAGAACTCTGCAGAGTATGCTAAGTTTGACGAAGCTGCTCATAAGAAACATGTCGAGGATGCGACTTCGGCACAATGTGTTATGTTGACCTCTATGACTACGGAGTTACAGAGGCAACGTGAACACATGTTCCCTTTTGATATGTTGAAACACTTGAAAAGTTTGTATGCTTTAGAAGCTCAAACTATGGAGTATGAGATACTCCGAGATCTATTCAAGTGTAAGCTTCACGAAGGGAGCCCAGTTTCTGATCATGTTTTGAAGATGATTGGATTGATTGAGAGGTTAGCATCGATTGGAACGATGCTACCCGCTACTGTCTCTGTCAATCTAATTTTGCAGTCTTTGCCTGCCTTGTTTGAGAATTTCATAGTGAATTTCAATATGAACGGCACTAAGGCGAGTCTGCCCGAGCTTCATAACATGCTGAAGACTTATGAGTCTACCACCACCAAAGGCAAATCTGTGCCCATGGTGAGCCCTTCTGCTACACCTtccaagaagaagaacaagCAGAAAAAAAAGCAGAAGAAAGCATTAGATGCTAGTTTAAAGCCTAAGGGTGGAGGAAGTCATAAAAGGTCGAAGTTGCCAAAGGATGAGTGCCTATTCTGTCATGAAAATGGGCACTAG